A region from the Simiduia sp. 21SJ11W-1 genome encodes:
- a CDS encoding YhcB family protein, with the protein MFSLSTLILTVLTCILVGGVIGAFLMFALRPQEKINRELESQLLDSETRLREYQQEVTQHFVDTSQLINNLTRSYRDVHEHLAESAMKLGNADLSRQIAQAGDGKLLEQAKTKTAPQDIKPPTDWAPKVPGKEGTLSESYGLEQDPTEEDDTLVIQRQQA; encoded by the coding sequence GTGTTTTCATTGAGTACTTTGATATTGACTGTTTTAACCTGCATATTGGTGGGCGGCGTGATTGGCGCCTTCTTGATGTTCGCTTTGCGCCCCCAAGAAAAAATCAACCGCGAACTTGAATCACAACTGCTGGATTCCGAAACCCGACTGCGCGAATACCAACAGGAAGTCACCCAACATTTTGTAGACACCTCACAACTGATCAACAACCTGACCCGCAGCTACCGCGATGTGCATGAGCACCTGGCTGAATCCGCCATGAAGCTTGGCAATGCCGATTTAAGCCGGCAAATCGCCCAGGCAGGCGATGGCAAACTGCTTGAGCAGGCCAAAACCAAAACCGCGCCGCAAGACATCAAGCCACCCACCGACTGGGCACCCAAAGTGCCTGGCAAAGAAGGCACCCTGAGTGAATCTTACGGGCTTGAACAAGACCCTACAGAAGAAGACGACACTCTGGTTATTCAACGCCAGCAGGCCTAA
- a CDS encoding alpha/beta hydrolase has product MTIFADHAQRHLIAGPAGALEVSTRLGDAAGPLAGLNLVAVIAHPHPLHGGSMSNKVVATLARAYAQLGVATVCFNFRGVGASEGHFDNGEGEQADVLAVAQWAQAARPQAGLLLAGFSFGSAMAAAASWVLSPLQLLLVAPPVERYSYDRAGQFPCATAVLVGSADELVEVGGLTAWSQTVAKLQFDVLPDTGHFFHGQLHAVRGWVQRTLSQWANIAEHGDPLSDE; this is encoded by the coding sequence ATGACAATTTTTGCAGATCACGCACAGCGCCACCTGATTGCAGGGCCGGCCGGTGCCCTTGAAGTTTCAACCCGTCTTGGTGACGCGGCAGGCCCGCTTGCCGGCCTGAATTTGGTGGCCGTGATTGCGCACCCGCACCCGCTGCACGGCGGATCTATGTCGAACAAAGTAGTGGCCACACTGGCGCGTGCCTATGCGCAATTGGGCGTGGCAACGGTGTGTTTTAACTTCCGCGGCGTAGGGGCAAGCGAGGGGCATTTCGATAACGGTGAGGGTGAGCAGGCCGATGTGCTTGCCGTGGCCCAGTGGGCGCAGGCAGCGCGCCCGCAGGCGGGGCTGTTGCTGGCCGGGTTTTCTTTTGGTTCGGCCATGGCCGCGGCTGCCAGTTGGGTGTTGAGCCCTTTGCAATTGCTGCTGGTTGCGCCGCCTGTTGAGCGTTACAGCTATGATCGGGCCGGCCAGTTTCCTTGCGCAACCGCGGTGCTTGTGGGCAGTGCCGATGAGCTGGTTGAAGTGGGCGGCCTTACCGCTTGGTCGCAGACGGTGGCCAAGCTTCAGTTTGATGTGTTGCCCGATACCGGCCATTTTTTTCACGGCCAGTTGCATGCCGTGCGTGGCTGGGTGCAGCGCACCTTGAGCCAGTGGGCCAATATTGCAGAGCATGGAGACCCGTTGAGTGATGAGTGA
- the zapE gene encoding cell division protein ZapE has translation MSELPPTPMARYQQDIAQGFKRDAAQEHAIALLQDLYERLRASRPPARGPVARLLAKFTGPKPQAPLRGLYFWGGVGRGKTYLMDVFYDSLPFEQKMRVHFHRFMKRVHQELKGLGGVKNPLEKVADRLAAETRVICFDEFFVSDITDAMILGTLLQALFNRGVTLVATSNIVPDGLYKDGLQRARFLPAIAMLNAHTQVVNVDGGVDYRLRALEQAELYHSPLGPEAEVAMKQSFEALVPDYEEIEQDVDLEVEGRILRARFEGEDVVWFDFKVLCDGPRSQNDYIELAKIYHAVLVTDVPVLGGQKDDQARRFINMVDEFYDRNVKLVISAEVPLTALYSGGRLNFEFERTSSRLLEMQSKDYLAKPHKP, from the coding sequence ATGAGTGAACTTCCCCCAACGCCAATGGCGCGCTACCAGCAGGATATCGCCCAGGGCTTCAAGCGCGATGCCGCCCAGGAGCACGCCATAGCCTTGTTGCAAGACCTCTACGAGCGATTGCGGGCCTCGCGCCCGCCCGCCCGCGGGCCGGTGGCGCGGCTGCTGGCCAAATTCACAGGCCCCAAGCCGCAGGCGCCGTTGCGCGGTTTGTATTTTTGGGGTGGCGTAGGGCGCGGCAAAACCTATTTGATGGATGTGTTTTATGACTCGCTGCCCTTTGAGCAAAAGATGCGGGTGCACTTTCACCGTTTCATGAAGCGTGTGCACCAGGAATTAAAAGGGCTGGGTGGGGTTAAAAACCCCTTAGAGAAAGTGGCCGACCGACTGGCCGCCGAGACCCGGGTAATTTGCTTTGACGAATTTTTTGTCAGCGACATTACCGATGCCATGATTCTTGGCACCTTGCTGCAAGCGCTGTTTAACCGCGGCGTAACCCTGGTGGCCACCTCCAATATTGTGCCCGATGGCCTCTATAAAGACGGCCTGCAGCGCGCCCGCTTTCTGCCGGCCATCGCCATGCTCAACGCGCATACCCAGGTGGTTAATGTGGATGGCGGGGTAGACTACCGTCTGCGCGCGCTCGAGCAGGCCGAGCTCTACCATTCGCCCTTGGGGCCTGAGGCCGAGGTGGCCATGAAGCAAAGCTTCGAGGCGCTGGTGCCGGATTATGAAGAGATTGAGCAGGATGTAGACCTGGAAGTAGAGGGGCGCATACTGCGGGCGCGCTTTGAGGGCGAAGACGTGGTGTGGTTCGACTTCAAGGTGCTCTGCGATGGCCCGCGCTCACAGAACGACTACATTGAGCTTGCCAAGATCTACCATGCGGTGCTGGTAACCGATGTGCCGGTACTGGGCGGCCAGAAGGATGACCAGGCCAGGCGCTTCATTAATATGGTGGATGAATTCTATGACCGGAACGTCAAACTGGTCATTTCCGCCGAAGTGCCATTAACCGCGCTTTACAGCGGCGGCCGGCTAAACTTCGAGTTTGAGCGCACCAGCAGTCGCCTGCTGGAGATGCAGAGCAAAGACTACCTGGCCAAGCCCCATAAACCTTGA
- the rplM gene encoding 50S ribosomal protein L13: MKTYSAKPETVQRDWFIVDADGKTLGRMATEIASRLRGKHKPEYTPHVDTGDYIVVVNAEKVRVTGNKETDKLYHRHTEFPGGLKTMSFEKLRDHAPERIIQSAVKGMLPKGPLGRAMFRKLKVYAGSAHPHTAQQPKELNI, encoded by the coding sequence ATGAAGACTTACAGTGCTAAACCCGAAACAGTCCAGCGTGACTGGTTCATTGTCGATGCTGATGGCAAGACTCTCGGCCGTATGGCTACAGAGATCGCTAGTCGTCTGCGTGGCAAGCACAAGCCTGAGTACACTCCGCATGTGGACACTGGCGACTACATCGTTGTAGTCAACGCAGAGAAAGTGCGTGTTACTGGAAACAAAGAGACGGACAAGCTGTATCACCGTCACACCGAGTTTCCTGGTGGCTTGAAGACCATGAGCTTTGAAAAGCTGCGTGATCATGCCCCCGAGCGCATTATCCAGAGTGCTGTTAAGGGCATGCTGCCCAAAGGCCCTCTCGGACGCGCCATGTTCCGCAAGCTGAAAGTGTACGCTGGTAGTGCTCACCCGCACACTGCACAGCAACCTAAAGAACTGAATATCTAA